From Thermomicrobiales bacterium:
TCCTCCCGGAAGCTCACACCCAGACGTTGGGCGGCTCGGGCGTAGCCGATCGTAGCCGCGAACGTATCGCACCAGCCGTCCTCGGGACAGAACGTCCCGCCGTATACCCCGTCGAGCACGACATACGGATTGAGCGCGTGAATCTCGTCCCGGTCCACCCAGCGGGCCGGGACGCCGAGCCGTTGTTGCAACGCGAGATTTTCGCGAAAGACGTTTTCGTCCGCGGGGTCTTTGAGCAGAAAGAGATAGCCCTGCTGGCGAAGCGAGATCTCCTGTCCGAAGCGCTCCTGAAACGACTCCCAGACCCGCACACTGTGGGTGGCCAAGCGGACATTGGTTTCGGTGGAAAACTGCTGCCGGATGCCGCCGGCCGCGTCAGCAGTAGCGCCACGGCCAATCTGGTCGCGTTCGAAGACGACAATGTCCTTCATGCCGCGCTCGGCGAGTTGCTGCGCGATCGCGCAGCCCATGATTCCCGCACCAACAATGATCGCGTCCGCCGTTGCCATTTCGTTCGCTCCCGAGATGCGGTCTCACCCCGCACCACGCCTGTTCCGAGCCAGATGGCCCGTCCGGTTGATTTCGTATCGTGTAGATTATCGGCCAACGACCTTCCTTTCCGAACGTTCGCATCCTGGGCGCCGGCGCCTGGCATGTTCGACCGATTCGCTCGACGGAGAGCAGTCATGGCGACGAGCGACGAGAGTCCGCTTCTCTTGCTTCCCACCGTGATCGAACGGTGTCGCCATCAGCGAGGCACGCTCAAGCTGGCCGATTCCACCGGCGCGAAACTCACCGGCGGCGAAACGCTGGTGCGGGCGTTGGCGCTGCGCCGTATCTTGCGGAGGCATTTCCTCGCCGATGACGAACGGATGGTTGGGATCATGCTGCCATCCACCGTCGCCGCGGCAGTGACGAATCTGACCCTGGCGCTCGACAAGCGCGTCTCGGTCAATCTCAACTTCATGCTTTCGCGCGATTCTCTGGATCAGTGCATCCAGCGCGCGGGCTTGCAGCACATCATCACCAGCCGCAAAGTGCTCGAGCGGCTGGAAATGGAGCAGCGTCCGGAACACATCGTTCTGGAGGACGTTCCCATCCTCGTCGGCAAGCGCGACAAGCTGGTTGCCGCTGCGGAGGGCTTGGCGCTTCCCACCAGGCTGCTCGTCAAGCGGCTCGGGCTCGACGATATCGACCCGCACGACTTGTTCACCATCCTCTTCACATCCGGTTCCACGGGCGTCCCGAAGGGCGTGATGCTGAGCCACGCCAACGTCGCATCGAACTGCCTGGCGGTAGGGAATGGCATCCACATCAGACCGTCCGACATTTTGGTCGGGGTGCTGCCCTTTTTTCACGCCTTCGGTTTGACGATTGCGCTCTGGATGCCCCTGACTAGCGATGCCGCCGCGGCCTATCACACCAGTCCGTTGGAAGCGGAGCATATCGGCCGACTGACCAGCGAGTGCAAAGGGACCATTCTGGTCACCACACCCACCTTCCTGCGGCTCTACATGGCACGTTGCGCGCCCGAGCAGTTTTCCTCGCTCTCCCTGGTGGCGACCGGCGCCGAGCCGTTGACACGTGAGGTCATCGATGCCTTCGAAGCGCGCTTTGGCCTGCGGCCGTTCGAGGGATATGGCGCCACGGAGACATCACCCGCAATCGCGTTCAACACCCCGCCGGATCGCGCTCCAGGGCACGCCACCAATCTGCTGAAAGAAGGCACCGTGGGGCGCCCAATCCAGGGCGTGCGCATCGAAATCCGCGACCGTGACACCGGCCAGCCATTGCCAATCGACGAGGAGGGCCTGGTCTGGTCGACCGGACCCAACGTCATGCTCGGCTATCTGGACGATCCCGAGCTCACGGCCAAGGTGGTTGTCGACGGTTGGTACAACACCCGGGATATCGGCAAGCTGGATGCCGATGGTTTCCTGACCATCACCGGCCGGCAATCACAGTTCTCCAAGATCGGTGGCGAAACAGTGCCCCATCTTCTGGTCGAACGCGCAATCGCGGAGGTGCTCGGCGCGGAACGGGCCGATACGCCCGTGGTGGCCGTGACGGCGGTGCCTGATCCACGCAAAGGCGAACGCATTGTGGTGGTGCACACACCAATTTCGCTCACGGGCACCGAGATTGGACAGGCCCTGCGCGGAGCCGGGCTGCCTCCACTCTTCATTCCCATGGCCGATAGCTACATAGAGGTCGAGTCGCTTCCTGTGCTGCCAAGCGGAAAGCTCGATCTGGGAGCGATTCGCGCCATCGCCAATGCGCACTTTGCGCCGGCGCCGGCCAAGAAATAGGGGCTGCGTCGAGCGCGTGCAACTCAGCACATCCCGCTCGGAGCCGGTCCAGAGTAAGATTGCCCCCGATGTCCAGGCGGTCTTTTCGACGGCTTCGCGTGCAGGTGGAGCAGCGCCCGTGCCCAATCCAACCTACGATGCCATCGTCATCGGCGGCGGTCACAATGGCCTCGTCGCTGCGGCCTATCTCGCGAAGGCCGGCTATCACACACTGGTGCTCGAGCGGTATCACACGGTTGGCGGCGCTGCATTCTCACAGGAAATCGAGCCGGGTTTTCTCCTCTCGGAAGGGTCGTACGTCCTCTCGCTCATGCCGCGGTCGATCATCGACGACCTCGACGCGTGGGGTGGCATTCAGCTCATCGGACGTGACCCACGCTTTTTCATGCCCTTTCCCGATGGTCGCGCGCTGACCGCCTGGGAAGACCACGACAAGTTCATTGCTGAAATCGCGCGCTTCTCCGAACGGGACGCGAAGGCATACGACCACTACGACGCCTTCGTGGAAAAAGCGGCGACGGTGATGGACCGCTACATTCTCTCCAACCCGCCGTCGTTCGCCGAGTTCGCCTCCAACTTCAAGACCGCCGATGAAGCGCGCATCTTTCAGAAGATGATTCTCGGTTCCGCGGCCGAGGTGGCGGAGTACTTCTTCGAGTCCGAGCAGGTGCAGGCGATGGCTTGTGCGTTCGGCTTGATCGGCACATTTCGCGCCCCCCGCGATGCCGGAACAGCCTATGTCAAGCTCTACCACGCCATGGGGAATGTCACCGGCAAGCGCGGTCAATGGGCATATGTCAAGGGCGCCATGGGCGCCGTCAGCCAGGCAATCGCAAACTCGGCTCAGCGCTTCGGCGCCGAGATCATCACCGATGCCGAGGTGGCTCAGGTTTGCATCGCGAATGGACGAGCGACCGGCGTTGTCACTACTGACGGCCGGGAATTCGGCGCCAGGGTCGTCCTCTCAAATGCCGATCCTGTCCGGACCTACACCAGGCTGGTGGATGCATCCGCACTACCGGCCGAGTTCCTGGCTGACATCCAGGCAATCCAGATCACCTCGCCAGTCATGAAGATCAACATGGCGCTGGAACGGCTGCCGGAATACACCGCCGCCGGCCACGATCAGAAGCTGGCCTACACCGGTGGTGTCTTCATCGGCCCGAGCATCGACTATTTCCAAAAGGCGTTCGAAGACGCACGCCACGGACAACCTTCCGACTATCCATTCTTCAGCGTGCATACTCAATCGGCAGTCGACCGCTCGGTGGCTCCCGAGGGAAAGCACACGCTCTCGATCTTCACGCAATACATGCCATATCACCTGGCCGAGGGCGATTGGGACACGCGCCGCGAGTCGATAGCCGATCACGTGCTCGACCGGTTCAAGGATTACGCTCCCAACATCGAGGACATCGTCATCAAGCGACAGACCCTGGCTCCGCCCGATATCGAAGCACGCTTTGGACTGACCGGTGGCCACATCTTCCAGGGCGAGTTGGTGCCGGAGCAGGCGTTCGACCTTCGCCCTGTACCGGGAAGCTCATCCTACGAAGGCCCGGTGGCCGGGCTCTACCTCTGCGGTTCCGGCGCGTGGCCCGGCGGCTGCGTGATGGGCGCGCCAGGACACAATGCTGCGCAGGAGGCGATCGGCAAGCTCGACTCCGGTCAGCATCGTGCCTGATCTCGTTCGACGATACGGCGTACATGGGCCTCGAGAATGGAAGACAACGAGTACTTCGAATTGGAAGAAGGTGAATCAGAGCTTGTGATTGCGACCGAACCGATTGTCGTTACGGACTATTCCGCCCATGCCCAACAGGTCTTGCTGTCTGCCAAAACCGCCGCTGTCACCTCCCCGGGAGGGGTGATGACCTGCGAACTGTTGCTCTGCAGTTTGATCTCGGATCCGGAGTCTGCCGCGACCCTGGTCCTGGCGCAATGCGGATTCACCGCCGAGTACGTGACCCACACCATCGGCTTCATTGGCGGGACGGTCCCAGCCCAAGCTCCCTCCGAAACTGTAGTGGCTTCGCCACGTGTCGAGCGCGTTCTCGCCACAGCAGCCATCGAAGCCGGCAATCGCGGAGCCGACCGGATCGACACGCTCCATCTCCTCTACGCATTGATCCGTGAGCAGCAGGGTATTGCAGCGGTTGCGCTGGAAATGCCCGGCGTCGGGCATGAGATGATCGGCGCTGCCCTTTCGAACGCCTTTCGCACAGGAATGACCGATCCATCGTGAACCGCCTGAAGCCGACCAAACCCCTCTCGTTCCTGCTCGTTCTCGCGATCATTTTCATACCCGCCATCGCCGTCACGGCCGCGCTCGCTGCAAACCAGATGGGCTATTGCGTCAACGCAGTCCTTCCAGGGGGAGACAACCTCAACGCCAGGCCATACCTGCTTCAGGTTGGTTCAGAATCGGCGCAAATCCGCGTGCGCTGGACCGTGGCCCAGCCAGCGACCATCGAGGTGACGGCTGACGGGCAAGCGCAGATCACGCAGACAGTCGATGCCGCCAAGCTCCAGACGTTCGACTTGACCGGTCTCACCCCTGGAACCGACTACACCTACACCGTGGAGCGGGCCGGTTCCACCTGGGAGGGAACCTTCCGCACCCCAAGCGGACGCGAGGATTCGGTCCGGTTCGATGTACTCGGCAGCAGTGGTGTCAGCAACGACGCGCAACACGCGATCGCGGACCGGATGGTCGCGGATCAACCCGATTTCGTGCTGCACACCGGCGATGTCGTCTTCCCACGAGGCGCGCTCTGCCACTATGGGCTGCGCTACTTCGGCCCGTATGAAAATCTTCTGCCCAACGCGGCCGTGATTCCGGCGATTGGAGAGATCGATCTCAAATCGAGCAACGGCAGCGCCTTTCGCGAATCGTTCTTGTTCGAACCTGACGATCCACTCTATCGATCCTTCGATTACGGCCCGGTGCATGTAGTGGTGCTGAACAGCCGCCTTTACGAGCAAGACGACCAATCGGCCATCGACCTTCAACGCGCCTGGCTCGAGGACGATCTCGCAGCCTCAGCGGAGGCTCCCTGGACGGTCGTGGTTGTGCACCGGCCACCCTACTCGTCCACCGAAGGGGCGGCCAGCGAGGAGATCCGCGCGGATCTGGATCCCATCTTCGTCCAGCACGGGGTCGATCTCGTCCTCTCGGGACATGCGCGCAACTACGAGCGCTTCGAGCCAGATGGCGGCGTGACCTATGTCGTCACGGGTGGCGGAGGCGCCGATACACAAGGATTCGAGGCCAATCGAACCTCGGTCGCGGCTGCCGACGTGCATCACGTTCTGTCCGTGGACGCATCGCCCAGTGAGATGACCGTGCGCGTGATCGACGAGAACGGCGCAACGATCGACACATTCTCGCTGCACGGTTGATGCGGCCGCAAGCGCCCCGATGGGGTCACCGGCGTCGCGATCGAAGATGAGCGCTCCACACTCGCAGATCGTCGCCCATCGTTTCGCAGCCACCGCGGGGGATACGGCTGAGG
This genomic window contains:
- a CDS encoding NAD(P)/FAD-dependent oxidoreductase, with translation MPNPTYDAIVIGGGHNGLVAAAYLAKAGYHTLVLERYHTVGGAAFSQEIEPGFLLSEGSYVLSLMPRSIIDDLDAWGGIQLIGRDPRFFMPFPDGRALTAWEDHDKFIAEIARFSERDAKAYDHYDAFVEKAATVMDRYILSNPPSFAEFASNFKTADEARIFQKMILGSAAEVAEYFFESEQVQAMACAFGLIGTFRAPRDAGTAYVKLYHAMGNVTGKRGQWAYVKGAMGAVSQAIANSAQRFGAEIITDAEVAQVCIANGRATGVVTTDGREFGARVVLSNADPVRTYTRLVDASALPAEFLADIQAIQITSPVMKINMALERLPEYTAAGHDQKLAYTGGVFIGPSIDYFQKAFEDARHGQPSDYPFFSVHTQSAVDRSVAPEGKHTLSIFTQYMPYHLAEGDWDTRRESIADHVLDRFKDYAPNIEDIVIKRQTLAPPDIEARFGLTGGHIFQGELVPEQAFDLRPVPGSSSYEGPVAGLYLCGSGAWPGGCVMGAPGHNAAQEAIGKLDSGQHRA
- a CDS encoding metallophosphoesterase family protein — encoded protein: MNRLKPTKPLSFLLVLAIIFIPAIAVTAALAANQMGYCVNAVLPGGDNLNARPYLLQVGSESAQIRVRWTVAQPATIEVTADGQAQITQTVDAAKLQTFDLTGLTPGTDYTYTVERAGSTWEGTFRTPSGREDSVRFDVLGSSGVSNDAQHAIADRMVADQPDFVLHTGDVVFPRGALCHYGLRYFGPYENLLPNAAVIPAIGEIDLKSSNGSAFRESFLFEPDDPLYRSFDYGPVHVVVLNSRLYEQDDQSAIDLQRAWLEDDLAASAEAPWTVVVVHRPPYSSTEGAASEEIRADLDPIFVQHGVDLVLSGHARNYERFEPDGGVTYVVTGGGGADTQGFEANRTSVAAADVHHVLSVDASPSEMTVRVIDENGATIDTFSLHG
- a CDS encoding AMP-binding protein, which codes for MATSDESPLLLLPTVIERCRHQRGTLKLADSTGAKLTGGETLVRALALRRILRRHFLADDERMVGIMLPSTVAAAVTNLTLALDKRVSVNLNFMLSRDSLDQCIQRAGLQHIITSRKVLERLEMEQRPEHIVLEDVPILVGKRDKLVAAAEGLALPTRLLVKRLGLDDIDPHDLFTILFTSGSTGVPKGVMLSHANVASNCLAVGNGIHIRPSDILVGVLPFFHAFGLTIALWMPLTSDAAAAYHTSPLEAEHIGRLTSECKGTILVTTPTFLRLYMARCAPEQFSSLSLVATGAEPLTREVIDAFEARFGLRPFEGYGATETSPAIAFNTPPDRAPGHATNLLKEGTVGRPIQGVRIEIRDRDTGQPLPIDEEGLVWSTGPNVMLGYLDDPELTAKVVVDGWYNTRDIGKLDADGFLTITGRQSQFSKIGGETVPHLLVERAIAEVLGAERADTPVVAVTAVPDPRKGERIVVVHTPISLTGTEIGQALRGAGLPPLFIPMADSYIEVESLPVLPSGKLDLGAIRAIANAHFAPAPAKK
- a CDS encoding Clp protease N-terminal domain-containing protein, whose protein sequence is MEDNEYFELEEGESELVIATEPIVVTDYSAHAQQVLLSAKTAAVTSPGGVMTCELLLCSLISDPESAATLVLAQCGFTAEYVTHTIGFIGGTVPAQAPSETVVASPRVERVLATAAIEAGNRGADRIDTLHLLYALIREQQGIAAVALEMPGVGHEMIGAALSNAFRTGMTDPS